The Fusarium graminearum PH-1 chromosome 2, whole genome shotgun sequence genome includes a region encoding these proteins:
- a CDS encoding peroxiredoxin 1: MSQAFVQRPAPEFTATTLFPGGEFKDIKLSDYQGQWVVLLFYPMDFTFVCPTEIIQYNNALDRFKEINTTVFGVSTDSHFTHLAWVEKPRKQGGLGPDLELPLIADKSTKISRNYGVLIEDEGIALRGLFIIDPKGVLRQITVNDLPVGRDVEETIRLVKAFQFTDEYGEVCPAGWQEGGKTMKADPKGSLEYFSAQGENGAKA; this comes from the exons atgtctcaagCTTTCGTTCAGCGCCCTGCGCCCGAGTTCACTGCCACTACCCTCTTCCCCGGAGGCGAGttcaaggacatcaagcTCTCTGACTACCAGGGACAATG GGTCGTCCTCCTGTTCTACCCCATGGACTTCACCTTTGTCTGCCCTACCGAGATCATCCAGTACAACAACGCCCTCGACCGCTTCAAGGagatcaacaccaccgtCTTCGGTGTCTCCACCGACTCCCACTTCACCCATCTTGCCTGGGTTGAGAAGCCTCGCAAGCAGGGTGGTCTCGGTCCCGACCTGGAGCTCCCCCTCATCGCCGACAAGTCCACCAAGATCTCTCGCAACTACGGCGTCCTGATCGAGGACGAGGGCATCGCTCTCCGcggtctcttcatcatcgacccCAAGGGTGTCCTCCGCCAGATCACCGTCAACGACCTTCCCGTCGGCCGCGACGTCGAGGAGACCATCCGTCTCGTCAAGGCCTTCCAGTTCACCGACGAGTACGGCGAGGTGTGCCCTGCTGGCTGGCAGGAGGGCGGAAAGACCATGAAGGCCGACCCCAAGGGCAGCCTCGAGTACTTTTCCGCCCAGGGAGAGAATG GAGCTAAGGCATAG